A region from the Spirochaetota bacterium genome encodes:
- the prmC gene encoding peptide chain release factor N(5)-glutamine methyltransferase, which translates to MILSDVIKGIILQFQSLDIENPGLDAEVILSHVLKIERFRLITEREKNISETENTIITELVQRRLRGEPVAYLIGYKEFYSLNFQINRDVLIPRPETELLVDLVIYYAKKDAKILDIGTGSGAIAIAIKHNRPDVDVTASDISQAALIVASKNAERILNNDSINCIQSDLFQSLLNKRFDIIVTNPPYLDIKERKNLQKEISFEPEIALFAHKGGKEVIRRIISGFENYLHINGLLLIEINPNFKDYIKDLCERRNLSIDIFNDYAIHPRVAAIRVK; encoded by the coding sequence ATGATCCTTTCAGATGTGATTAAAGGGATAATTTTACAATTCCAAAGCCTTGATATTGAAAATCCAGGATTAGATGCTGAAGTAATCCTATCCCACGTGCTAAAAATTGAGAGATTTAGACTAATTACAGAGAGAGAAAAAAATATATCTGAGACAGAGAATACAATAATTACAGAATTGGTGCAGAGAAGACTAAGGGGAGAGCCTGTAGCCTATTTAATAGGTTACAAAGAATTTTATTCACTTAATTTTCAAATAAACAGGGATGTTCTGATTCCTCGTCCTGAGACAGAGTTACTGGTAGACCTTGTAATATACTACGCGAAAAAGGATGCTAAGATTCTGGATATTGGAACTGGATCAGGCGCAATTGCAATAGCCATCAAACATAACAGACCAGATGTAGATGTTACAGCCTCCGACATATCCCAAGCAGCATTGATCGTTGCATCGAAAAATGCCGAAAGAATATTGAATAATGATTCAATCAATTGCATACAAAGTGATCTATTTCAGTCATTACTGAATAAAAGATTTGATATAATTGTCACAAATCCACCATATTTAGATATTAAAGAAAGAAAAAATCTACAAAAAGAGATATCATTCGAACCTGAGATTGCCCTCTTTGCGCATAAAGGTGGTAAAGAGGTTATCAGAAGAATTATCTCAGGCTTTGAGAACTATTTACATATCAATGGGTTGCTGCTAATAGAGATTAATCCAAATTTTAAAGACTATATCAAGGATTTATGTGAAAGGAGAAACCTTTCCATTGATATCTTTAATGATTATGCTATCCATCCAAGAGTAGCGGCCATCAGAGTCAAATAA